The region CTGATTGTGTTTTGTAGCTTAACTGGAATATTAGTGTTAACTCATTATATTTTCTAATTTACAGAAGGTTTACCAGCCGATCTTGGTGAAGAAGTTGACGAAGAAGGTGGTGGATGGGATGCCGGAGATGATGATCTGGAGTTGCCCGATTTGGTAGTGTGTGTGCTATATGTGGTAGTTTTGTTGTTGAGTTTGATGTGTGAAAGGAGCTGGGTTCATCCACTGTTGGCGAAGGTTACTTTGTGCCGCCTACGAAAGGAATGACTCAAGCTCAAGTGTGGTGCACCAATTCACAGTTTGTTGCTGATCATGCAGCGGCTGGATCTTTAGAGACGGCTATGAGGGTAAGACGTTTGgagtgcgcgcgtgcgcacacacacacacacacacatgttcacacacagacgcacacacacacacacacacatgttcacacacagacgcacgcacacacacacatgttcacacacagatgcacacacacacacacacacacacacacacacacacacacacacacacacacacacacacacacagtaccaATGGCTTGTCTGTGTTAGTTGCTTCACGATCAGATCGGTGTTGTCAACTTCACACCTCTGAAGCCTCTATTCATGCAAGCTTATTCGACAGCGAGAACCAGTTTTGTTGCATTGACCAGTCTACCGCCACTATTCGGCTATCCTCACAGAAACTGGCAAGATGCCGGCGCCAAGAAAGGTCTCGCTGCTGTCGGACTTCAACTGGGAACTCTTGTTCATCGTCTGCAGGTAATACTGTAATACATTTTGAGACAAACAATTACGTAGTCTGACTCTTTGTTGTTCTACAGGCAGCGTATCAGTTGACAACACAAGGCAAATTTAGCGACGCCGTGTCGAGATTTAGACACGTGCTACACAGTGTGCCGTTTATTGTCGTCGAGAATCGTCAGGAATTGACCGAAGCTCAGCAACTGATCGGCATCTGTAGAGAGTACATACTGGGTTTGTCGATGGAAATATCGAGGAAGGAGCTGCCAAAGGTGCTGGACGTTTTCTCTTCGGTTTGTGTTGTtatgtgactgttgttgttgttgttgttgttgttgtgtattttAGACAAGCTTGGATGATCAGAAGAGAAGCTGTGAGGTAtggttgttgttttgtgtgtgtatcttgTGCGTCTGGTTATGAGAGTGTTGTATGTGTTAGATGGCTGCTTACTTCACACACTGCAACCTTCAGCCAGTGCACCTCATGTTGGCACTCCGGACAGCACAGAACCTCTTCTAcaaggtacacacacacacacacacacacacacacacacacacacacacacacacacacacacacacacacacacacagttagtTGTTCAATTAGTTATTATGGTTTCATGTTTAGCTAAAGAACTTCAAGACATGTGCCTCGTTTGCTCGTCGCCTCCTCGAACTGGGACCCAAACCGGAAATGGCacaacaggtgtgtgtgtgtgtgtgtgtgtgtgtgtgtgtgtgtgtgtgtgtgtgtgtgtgtgtgtgtgtgtgtgtgtgtgtgtgtgtgtgtgtgtgaatggtATGTTTCGAAGACTAAATTTGGTGACACTTTCTTGTGCAGACTCGTAAGGTTCTTCAGGCGTGTGACAAGAATCCAATTGACGAACACAAACTGCAGTACGATGAGCACAACCCTTTCACAATATGTGGTACAAGCTACAAGCCCATCTATCGGTAAGTCAACAAGTTGTtctgactgacacacacacacaaacacacacacacacacacacacacacacacacacacacacacacacacacaacagccaAGCAACATGTACAGACTTGCAGTACCTGGTAGAGAGACTTTTGGTAGAGATAGCTGgtgtaattaatatcaatgcgTAACATTTTAGCGGGAAAGACTGCGCAAAGTGCCCGTTTTGTGAATCTACATTTCTACCAACATACAAAGGTGGAGTGTGCGCAGTGGATCAGGTGAGACCAGCAGCGAAGTCGCACATGTCTGCATCGGCTGTAACATAGAAATCTATTTTTCTTAGGTTGCTGAAATAGGAAAGGACACGATTGGGTTGAGGCTGAGTCCAACCCAGTTCCGTTGATTAGACATAGAGATCTGATTTTGACTTCAATTAGTTGCTACTCAATTCACCGTGTTTcacacaaaatttaatttgtgTTACAGTTGGGCAACGGTATGTGTGGGATAGTGAGCAATCTGATGGGTAAGACCTGCCGTTCACGTGGCCACTGCCTGTGGGATGATTTCCAGTcggattaattaatgatttactCGTTTGTTGCTTTTGTGATGGTTGAAACGTTTGAAattgactgacacacacagtggaaCGTAAAGAAATCTATTTTAATAattctattgttttgtatgAATTGCAATAgtatacaaaaatttaaatataaatttgaATTTGGTTTAAACACAAATGGCatctaataaaatatataactacatgtatatgtaaaaataaaattaatattaatatatgaattattaatctaataaaatatataactacatgtatatgtaaaaataaattaatattaatatatgaattattaatctaataaaatatataaactacatgtgtatgtaaaaataaaaattaatattagtatttGAATTATTAatctaataaaatatataaactacatgtatgtaaaaataaaaattaatattaatatatgaATTATTAATCTAGAAAATTCTACAGTGTTGTCTGATAATGACTACTTGACTACAGTATGTCCGACTACATGTCAGACATGGAAATGACGTAGTATCCATCCGCCCTGCGTACACcgaaggtctggccacgcgagaccaATCCCACTTGACAGAGCTCCTTCACTGATGCGTACAGTACGCGCAGCAGAGAGGCAATACAATTGAAGCACATGGACTACGACATACGCGCACTAAAATACTTTTAGAACGCGGATGGTGCCTCCAGAATTCCTAACAAACTCGATTACCGACAATGCGTCTCTACTTATCCGTGTATTGTGTCTCCAAAGTGTCTGCCCGTCTAGCGCACGGTACACGTCCACCAATTCACGTCACTATCACCCCACAAACGATGGAGGAGTCAACAACAAAGGACGACATGTGCGTTTGCAACAGCAGCGGCGCATCTAGACCGGGCCTGGGCTGGACAGCGCTCGTCGTCGTTTCCCTTCTCAACGCGCTGCTACTCTGCAGTCTGCACAGCGTGTATCATCGATATCACGACGACAGACTGTCGAGTTCGTTCAGTGAGCGACTAGATGCGCTTGAAGCGAGCATGTCAGTCATACAATCGCGACTGACTGAACTGCTGTCGGTGGACGCGAGCGGTTCCGGGTACGGGAATGTGAATGAAAACTGGCGCTCAGTGATCCGACACCGACGTTCACAGTTGGATAATAATTCGGCGTCCGACGGTCGGCATGTGGCGCTTGATGTGGGCACGGCTATCTTCACTGCTCTTCGAGCTGCTTGCACTGGGAGAGACAAACTGTGTGTGCCTGGACCGAGAGGAATACCTGGAATTCCCGGATTGAAAGGTGATCCTGGAAGGGAAGGATTCAAGGGAGATCAGGGTGAATTGGGACACCCTGGGGTCCCCGGTGCGAATGGCACTGATGGATTGAAGGGAGAGAAAGGGGCGAAAGGAGGGCTCGGACAGACTGGTCGGAGTGGTAGCCCGGGGTTGAAGGGCGATCGGGGTGAACCGGGGTTAGAAGGTAGTGCTGGTGCGACCGGTGTACAAGGTGTGCCTGGACCGAGAGGACTACAGGGTATCCCCGGTCTTGAAGGGAAGGGTGGACGTCAAGGCGTGAAGGGACATCAAGGCGTGAAGGGAGAGAAGGGCGAGAGCGGTTTTATTCAAGTCGTTTCGAATCAGAGACaagagagtgagagagtgtCACCGACGAATAGTACGGTGATCAAGGGAAGTGGCAAGTCGGAGTTAACTGTGAGTAACCCGGGTGCACACAAGGCGTGTAACTCGGGTCTGTATAAGATGCTGAATGACTCGTGGAGACGTGAGTCTGTAATGTTTGAAGGCGAGTGTACACAGCAGTACAACGTCTTCGAATCCGGATGGTATCGTTTTAGCGAGAGTCTCGGAGGCATGATCAAAACTCGTTGTCCGAAGGTGCAAGGATGTCGTGCCGTCGCTCCGGGATGGATGAAAGGCAGGCATCCAAACAGAGTCGGAGTGGCGATATCGCGTCTCGTCTGCTTCAGTTTAGACGGCGATTGCTGCTTGAAATCGGTCAGAATGGATGTGATCAACTGTGGGGATTACTATGTCTACAATCTTCCTGAAATACCAAGATGTTACTACGAGTACTGTGGAAACGCATAGTAGAACTTTGAAAAATCTTGTTTGTTGGGCTTGGATCCGGCATAGTCATTCGATTACTTGCTTGTTGTTTCAACAATAAATGTTGTATGTAACGCTCATGTCCATCTGCCTTCTCTAGGCATGACATCCAATAGTTTTCACAAAGGGTGTATGAGATATAATAATCCCATTAAGTGGAAGTTGATATAAATAGATGGTTAAGTTCAACTTAATGTTAATCAAATGTTAATGACATTATTGCATGGAATGCACCAATTAGTAtactttttattaatttattaatttattatttattacctattaattattaattttttatactattttttattatctaaacatgattaattactaatttaattaattaattattggttAACCTCTCGTGTTGTGCAAACAAGTGAGGCTAAAACAGAAAGACCATTGACATAATCtgataattattaattaatgagtaaCTTCTCGTGTTGTGCAAACAAGTGAGGttaaaacagaaagacagttgACATAAtctgataataattaattgatctattatttattactaatttaattaattaattattgattaaccTCAAGTGTTGTACAAACAAGTGATGctaaaacagaaagacagttgACATAATTTgataattattaatcaatttattattaattactacgttaattaattattgagtAACTTCTCATGTTGTGCAAACAAGTCAGGCTAAAACAGAAAGACCATTGACAtaatctaataataattaattgatctaTTATTgatttctaatttaattaattaattattgattaaccTCGTGTTGTGCAAACAAGTGATGttaaaacagaaagacagttgAAATAATttgataattattaatttatttattatcattaattactaatttagttaattaattattgattaaacaaacaagtgatgctaaaaaagaaagacagcTGACATAATCtgataattattaattaattaattattaattactaatttagttaattaattatagattAACTTCTCATGTTGTGCAAACAAGTGAGGCTAAAACAGAAAGACCGTTGATAtaatctaataataattaattgatctattatttattactaatttaattattcattactaatttaattaattaattattgattaaccTCGTGTTGTTCAAACAAGTGAGgctaaaacagaaaaaagtTGACATAATctgataataattattattaattgatctattatttattactaattaattattaattacaaatttagttaattaattattaattaacctctCATTGAGATAATCtgataattattaattaattattaattactaagttaattaattaattattgattaactTCTCATGTTGTGCAACAAGTGAGGCTAAAACCGAAAGACCATTGACATAATCTGATAATTTCATAAAACCATATCTACACACATGCCTATCGCCCGGTGCTCTACACCAACTCTACTGAAATCAATCTTTGcaaaaatatacaatataaCATTTGACCAGTTCTGTTCACTAGCTTCTCGCACTCTTCAGCAACGCAGATTTGGCACCGACGAGCACCTTGAATGCTTCCTCACCTCCCGGCACGACATTCTTGTCAGGATGCAACAGCCTGGCTAATCGGTGATATGCCTTATTGATTTCTTCcctaaatttaaatttttaattttttaatttatttattgatttagtGATTTATGTTTACTTTGATGGGTTTGGAGGCAATCCGAGTTTGTCACAGTTGTCGCTGCTGTGGAGCAGCTGTCGTATAGCATCGGCTAGTTGTCTCGTAAACGCAGCGTTCGACGCTCGTTTTTCATATCGTTTACCACTTGATATTCGTTCCACGACAGTCTTGAACAAAGACTATAATACATAAAAGCCACTCACGTGACACGTGATCTAAACACTGCAGTGGGGTTTTGATTTCTAAACAAATTTGTGTAACAAAGCTTGCGATGTAGCAAAACTTTGCTGCACAATCAGTCGGTCTCCTTCACACGACCAACTTTGACTAGCTGACAAAATGGATGTAAACTTGTagatataaaaatttaatattaattagtcacATGATATATAATTTGGAGAAATACGTAGAGAACCTCATGCATTGTGCCTTCatcattaatataaatattaataaattatatttgatgtaattaattaatttatttattaattataatataaaaattaataaattatatttgctgtaattaattaatttatttattaattataatataaaaattaataaattatatttgatgtaattaattaatttatttattaattataatataaaaattaataaattatatttgatgtaattaattaatttatttattaattatatattattataatagAAAAATTGATAAATCATATTTTAATCCAATTTATTTATgactaaataaatatatattgtttgtatattataattaataaattactaaataattataatgttacttttatgtttatatttcatatttaataatttaaacttattctattttattttataatttttaataggTTTTATAGTCTTATAAATGcctagttaatatcaacaaatagTAGCATGTTTACTCTTCGG is a window of Corticium candelabrum chromosome 20, ooCorCand1.1, whole genome shotgun sequence DNA encoding:
- the LOC134195862 gene encoding dnaJ homolog subfamily C member 27-like, translated to MFESLFKTVVERISSGKRYEKRASNAAFTRQLADAIRQLLHSSDNCDKLGLPPNPSKEEINKAYHRLARLLHPDKNVVPGGEEAFKVLVGAKSALLKSARS
- the LOC134195622 gene encoding collagen alpha chain CG42342-like, with translation MRLYLSVYCVSKVSARLAHGTRPPIHVTITPQTMEESTTKDDMCVCNSSGASRPGLGWTALVVVSLLNALLLCSLHSVYHRYHDDRLSSSFSERLDALEASMSVIQSRLTELLSVDASGSGYGNVNENWRSVIRHRRSQLDNNSASDGRHVALDVGTAIFTALRAACTGRDKLCVPGPRGIPGIPGLKGDPGREGFKGDQGELGHPGVPGANGTDGLKGEKGAKGGLGQTGRSGSPGLKGDRGEPGLEGSAGATGVQGVPGPRGLQGIPGLEGKGGRQGVKGHQGVKGEKGESGFIQVVSNQRQESERVSPTNSTVIKGSGKSELTVSNPGAHKACNSGLYKMLNDSWRRESVMFEGECTQQYNVFESGWYRFSESLGGMIKTRCPKVQGCRAVAPGWMKGRHPNRVGVAISRLVCFSLDGDCCLKSVRMDVINCGDYYVYNLPEIPRCYYEYCGNA